The genomic stretch TCCCCTCCTGTTAATTCCTGTTTGCGGTTACTTCTTCCACCAATTTTTCAATACCTTTCTCCATACTGCCAAACCTCCGGGCATATTCCAGAACTTTCACCCGCTCCTTACCTTCGGTCGTATAGGCGAAATATTCTGCCGGACACAGTTCGTTTTTGAACACTTTCATGATCTGCCCGCCCACGTCAATAAATATTTCCCGGTTATCCTTGTTTACAGACAGTAGTATGGTTTTTCCTTTATCGGACATCCCCAGCGCGGACTGCAGCTTATCAAACTTGTTGACAAACTTGCGCATGTCCATCTGGATCTTCACATCCGAATTGTTGATGATTGCATCCTTAATAATTTGTGAGGAAATTAAATCGTCCAATTCCTGGGTGACCACATTGGGTATCCCGTTGAACTTCCGCATGGTCTTAAATGCGTATTGGATAAATTGCGCCATGCCGGACTTTGTGATCGCTTTCCACGCTTCGTCGATAGTTAATATTTTTCTCACGCCGGGCAGCTTGCGCATCTTGGAGATGACAAGCTCTACACAAATCAGCGCCACCACGCTAAAAATTACCGGGTGATCCTTAATATTGTCCAGTTCGATGACCACAAACCGCTGGTGCAGGATCTCCAGATTTTCGTGCGCGTTCAGCAGATAGTCAAATTCGCCACCATCATAATAACTTCTCAGCACATACAAGAAGTTGTCCACATCAAAGTCCTTGTCCTTGACCCGCTGGGATTCCAGCACCCGCTTATAATCCGCTTGGAGGTAATCATAAAACGTATTGAAGCAGGGAAACAGGCTCTTGTCCGCTTCCAGCTTCCGATAATAACCCTGCAGGGCATTGGACAAGGCCACATACTCACTGCGGAACAAATGCTCATCATCCTGTTTCCAAAGCGCAACCAGGAGGGATTTCAGGCTTTCTTTTTTTTCCGTGTCCAGCACATCACCCGGGGATAGGTAAAAGGGATTGAACTTGATCGGGTTGGATTCCTCATAGGTATAATAATAGCCTCCCACCAACTCGCACAAACCGCGGTAACTGCCCCCGATGTCTATCGTGACACAATGTGCCCCCTGATCATACAAACACCTTAGTATATGGTTCACCGTCATGCTCTTACCTCCGCCCGAGGTGCCGCAAACGATGGTTCCCAAATTTGAGCTGAGACCAGCAGCCCGTGGCCTATCATAAGGATCGAACGTAACCGGAACGCCGAACCGATCACAGAACCGGATGCCCGTACCTGCAGGATCACTCCGGTAATTGGTTTCCTGGGCCAAAAAACAGGAAGCCTGGGCGGCAAACGTGTCAAAGCAATCATTCATTGGAAAATCCCCGCCATTGCCCGGAATACCTGCCCAGAACAATTGGGGGGCACCCCAGGATTCTTCTTTGCTGGTGGCGTCGAGTTGTGCCAATGCTGAGGCAACACCGTTTTTTCGATCCTTCAGTTCCTCCTTGTCATCCGACCACACCATGATGTTAAAATGGGCTTTCACCGGCAGCCGCTGCTGAGAAAGCGCTTCATTAAGGAAAGCATTGGTCGCATCCCGGCTGATGGTATTCTCCCGGCTGTAAGCCGAAAGGGACTGCAGACGAAGGCGCTTGCTTTCCAATCGTTTGATGGTTTGATGTGCATCCTCGACAATGATATACTGGTTGTAGATGTGGTTGAAGGGCAACATCAGTCCAAGGGAAGCGACAAACCCCAATGGAAATTTCGTGTGATCCGTGCTATACTTATCGTACGTGATCCGGCTGCCGCAGAGCGCGGGTAGGTCTTCGGCATTCCCCAGCGAAAAAAAGTGGCAGTGGTTTTGCCCGATCTTGATTCCGTCCTTGAAATCCATATCCCGGACAATTTTCTGCTTGCCGGCCCCATTCAGGAAAAAATACCGTTCCAACAACCCCACCTGATGTTCGCTGCTGTAGAGTTCATCGGCAGTTAACCGTTTCATCTTCACGTATCCGCTGTCGGTCATGATCTGGCGGAACTGACCGCATGCTCCCTCGAACGCTTCCCGGAATGCCGGTTTAAGCGTTTGCTCAGGAGCCACATGGGGCCTGAGCAAATTGGAAAACATGCTGCTGGATGGCTTTCGGCCTTCTGCACATTTTGTTAGAAACAGGTATGAGGAATGGCTAAGGTATGGGCGCCCCTCGAAATGTTTATTCGCCGCTTTTGCCAGAAAGCTTTCATTCCCTGTACTTTCAGGCACCTTGTACGTACTTTCCAGGTACCAGTCCTGTTTATGCAACACGCTATGTTTGGGCAATACCTTTATGGCTTTTACCCAGAACTGATGCAGGGACTCATAATCGTCATCACTGAGCGTGAAAATCTCCGGAAGCTCCAGCTCAAAAGCAACCGTGATATCCCCTGCCTTACTTACAATGCAATCGTGTTCAATATCCAGCACCGGAAACAAATCTTTCAACCACTTTTCCATACTCACCTCCATTTCTTACTACACATTCATTTAACCCATGCCGCGACACATGTCCCGGCAGGTCATCTTCCCATACCTCTCCCTTTGCCTTTCTTGCCTTCGTCGAGTTTCCATTTTTTGTTACGCTCAATTAAGCGTGGAACATCGGTCTCTTCCCAGGGTATCACTTTGGCCCGATATTCAAGTTTCGGCGGAGTTTCCATCAGGTAGTCCTTCAAATACGCACAGTCCTTTCCGTAAAAACCAATTGGATCCAGTGATTTAATTCCAGGAAACTCCACCGCAATGGTATCTTTTGGAAATTCAACGATCTCCCGGAAATCCAGAATCTTCGGCTGTCTACCGACCTGATCGTAGGCTATGCGTACCTTATCGGCGTAATAATCATTATCGGAAAAACGGATAACGGGAATATCGACGGTGGGACGGAAAGCCCGCTGTTCAGTATCCACCACGTAAGTATTCCCATCAATGTCCAATATAGGCAGAACCCCTTCCATCCTTTTTCGGACAACCTCCTGATCCACGATAACCTCATAATCAGACTTGCCCAATACGGCTTCCGGCAACTTCCCATATTTGGCTGCCATTG from Candidatus Pseudobacter hemicellulosilyticus encodes the following:
- a CDS encoding TraG family conjugative transposon ATPase encodes the protein MEKWLKDLFPVLDIEHDCIVSKAGDITVAFELELPEIFTLSDDDYESLHQFWVKAIKVLPKHSVLHKQDWYLESTYKVPESTGNESFLAKAANKHFEGRPYLSHSSYLFLTKCAEGRKPSSSMFSNLLRPHVAPEQTLKPAFREAFEGACGQFRQIMTDSGYVKMKRLTADELYSSEHQVGLLERYFFLNGAGKQKIVRDMDFKDGIKIGQNHCHFFSLGNAEDLPALCGSRITYDKYSTDHTKFPLGFVASLGLMLPFNHIYNQYIIVEDAHQTIKRLESKRLRLQSLSAYSRENTISRDATNAFLNEALSQQRLPVKAHFNIMVWSDDKEELKDRKNGVASALAQLDATSKEESWGAPQLFWAGIPGNGGDFPMNDCFDTFAAQASCFLAQETNYRSDPAGTGIRFCDRFGVPVTFDPYDRPRAAGLSSNLGTIVCGTSGGGKSMTVNHILRCLYDQGAHCVTIDIGGSYRGLCELVGGYYYTYEESNPIKFNPFYLSPGDVLDTEKKESLKSLLVALWKQDDEHLFRSEYVALSNALQGYYRKLEADKSLFPCFNTFYDYLQADYKRVLESQRVKDKDFDVDNFLYVLRSYYDGGEFDYLLNAHENLEILHQRFVVIELDNIKDHPVIFSVVALICVELVISKMRKLPGVRKILTIDEAWKAITKSGMAQFIQYAFKTMRKFNGIPNVVTQELDDLISSQIIKDAIINNSDVKIQMDMRKFVNKFDKLQSALGMSDKGKTILLSVNKDNREIFIDVGGQIMKVFKNELCPAEYFAYTTEGKERVKVLEYARRFGSMEKGIEKLVEEVTANRN